A section of the Candidatus Atribacteria bacterium genome encodes:
- a CDS encoding DUF1659 domain-containing protein: protein MATVITVPRDSSLQFRLVVGTNPDNGAPIIQSKTFGSIKAAALEQDVYDAATALVGLQKYSVDEIRLGKESQLTE from the coding sequence ATGGCCACAGTCATAACCGTTCCCCGTGACTCCAGCCTGCAGTTCAGATTAGTCGTAGGTACTAACCCGGATAATGGAGCTCCGATCATCCAGAGCAAGACCTTCGGCAGCATCAAAGCGGCTGCCTTAGAGCAAGACGTCTATGATGCAGCGACCGCTTTAGTGGGACTGCAGAAATACAGCGTAGATGAGATCAGATTAGGAAAAGAATCGCAACTTACGGAGTAG
- a CDS encoding DUF2922 domain-containing protein, which translates to MPTELGEVTSYKRLYMQFRDSAAKTINLTLNNPKNVEEGDYADFAAQDAAIQGVMDTIITKNIFHNDGNDLVAKVNARILDYKSTDVMDV; encoded by the coding sequence ATGCCAACCGAATTAGGAGAAGTAACCAGTTATAAGAGACTGTATATGCAGTTTAGAGATAGTGCGGCCAAGACCATCAATCTAACCTTGAATAACCCCAAGAATGTTGAGGAGGGAGACTATGCCGATTTTGCTGCCCAGGATGCTGCTATCCAGGGGGTAATGGATACCATCATCACCAAGAACATCTTCCATAATGACGGGAATGATTTGGTCGCCAAGGTCAATGCAAGGATCCTGGATTATAAGTCTACCGATGTAATGGATGTGTAA